The following coding sequences are from one Homalodisca vitripennis isolate AUS2020 chromosome 7, UT_GWSS_2.1, whole genome shotgun sequence window:
- the LOC124365825 gene encoding uncharacterized protein LOC124365825 — protein MEKNTTLGLFLSLKPSLLMMKTSPERETAGPMATVHEEDETDLAEVPRLRTRRRSSMSDLDKMKRPKGQEAQERKLGLSGPEVLTGSIGDLMNLPRYHQPCSRLESSSMDSLIARSVPLSYVTPTKLSPRNASPTNPTAAAAAAVAATISTPTTRRPRERSTLTCTQRTERFSRLLGRQKAIVPNMSFVRVRTMVSTYRVVHLSRNSALKKYY, from the exons ATGGAGAAGAATACGACTCTGGGGCTGTTCCTGTCGCTGAAACCATCGCTGTTGATGATGAAGACGTCTCCAGAACGGGAGACCGCGGGGCCGATGGCCACCGTACACGAAGAGGACGAGACTGATCTGGCGGAGGTCCCGCGTCTGAGGACCCGACGTCGCTCCAGCATGAGTGACCTGGACAAGATGAAGCGACCTAAGGGTCAGGAGGCGCAGGAGAGGAAGCTGGGGCTCTCGG GCCCCGAGGTCCTCACTGGGAGTATCGGAGACTTGATGAACCTGCCGCGTTACCACCAGCCTTGTTCTCGCCTGGAGTCTTCCAGCATGGACTCTTTGATAGCCCGATCCGTGCCTCTTTCGTACGTCACACCGACCAAACTCTCTCCTCGAAACGCGTCCCCCACTAACCCCACGGCCGCCGCCGCTGCCGCCGTCGCCGCCACCATCTCCACCCCCACCACCAGGCGACCCCGGGAACGCTCTACCCTCACCTGCACCCAGAGGACGGAGCGGTTCAGCAGACTGTTAGGCAGACAGAAGGCGATTGTTCCTAACATGTCCTTCGTCAGAGTCCGCACAATGGTGAGTACATATCGAGTTGTGCATCTCAGCAGGAATTCagcactaaaaaaatattattga